DNA from Cyprinus carpio isolate SPL01 chromosome B3, ASM1834038v1, whole genome shotgun sequence:
gttAAGTATTGgctaggattagggatgtaaaaAAAAGGTCATGtaaaaataaggcattaatatgtgcttaattagtactaataaatagctaatattctagtaatatgaaTGCTaacaactagttaagagaccctaaaataaagtgttaccaaaaatacatacaaattatgtTGAAATACCCGTCTTGGTGAGTATCCTTGAAAAACTGTTGggtatgtcttaagtgaacataaacaacTGAGTAAGAAATCAGATGTGTATCATTTGATGTATTATTTGATgtattgtctcttaaagtgacagcacctAATTTGTTTGCTACTGTCGGTGTCCTTAATGTtatgtcacggttcatgaatgttTCCTGCTCGTCTCATGTTACGTCAtgttgattgtttcatgtgggcatTACCACTGATCATcatgatcagcggcagctgcagcTCATTCCAACAGCCTACTTAATGCCCTGTCTTTcatctcttgtttgtcagatcatTGTTTGAGGTCCTACGTGCTTCATGTCTGTGTCTCATCCGCTCAAGCATTCCTCGTGTCTTCATTCCTGTTTGGTTTCTGTGGATTACACCCTCGTCGCTCGGATCCCTCATCACCATTTACCAATACACTCAACTCACCTTCTCACCGGTCTGTGCTGTCATTGAGGTCCCTGCGCCACCCACCACCAACCCAGCCTGACGTTACGTTCTGAATCCACCAACCCAGCCTGAATTTACGTTCTGAATAAATCTATTACTTGCAACTTGCTTCCTGTCATTTATATCCTGACATGTTAATCCaggaaaacaaaagagagaaaatcacccactgctcttgactgaattactttcgtagttttaacaagaattaatctatatttaaattatatggtCAAGACTATGCAATGcaattttacatttgataattcggtttctgtacctgaacaccTTCAAACTTTGAAggtttaaacattgtttaatttgtatctttgttctattttgtatctttgtttgCAAACCCCAGCttcatgtgtttattattaacatactgaATCAATGTGAAAGTCAAACCTCAGTATGTTAagttgacagtttggactcttcagtccaacACAgatcagcttcactcctgaaACCATCAGGttattgttactcaggtccagctctctcagggtGGGGTTTGAAGATTGTAGAGCTGAAGCCACAATTTCACAGTGCTGATCAGAGAAATTACAGCTTGCCAATCTGAAAAAAGAGAGGGCTTTGGATATAAGACATGCTGGTCTGCTGGTTTCCCAAACTTCATTCACCAGAAAAGATATTGCtgattgatcatttaaaataaagacattacttcatattttatggtttatatgttttaaattgattactTCATATTTTATGAACAGTATTTGTATTATGCTTTAACATATTTGTTTCTTGTTGTATGTACATGTCTTGTTAGCTAAATattgtggttattattattatttattatagttctTTAATAACTAGAAACGTCCAGGTAGTTGTGTTGTGAcagattggagctaaactcagcaggacaTTGGAAATCCAAAAAAAAGGATTGCATATCCCTGGTCTTAGGAAGCGACAGCTATTTTTTCAATGAATCTGACACTTTGTAGTTATCCTTTTTGAAAAGACATGCATTTAAGTGTGCTGACAATTGTGTCATTAAGGAAGAACAGCTATAGTGCTTATACTAGATTATTTTGTGTCTTGGCATGATAGGTGTCCTtcctaaattaaatgttttaaaaatcaagtATATGAAAATTGACTTTAAGAAATTCACATTCCCAAGTGTATAATTGTTAAGGAAATAAGGAATTGGGAAGGAAATAAATTCTGTGGACAGCTATTACTAATCTGTGGACTATTAATAATCAAcctttacattttgaattaaacatattttaagagACAGGTGGATCGATCCTGAAGTATTGATAAGTTTTGATATTGCTGGTGTATTCAAAGGAATTGACCCTcacataaaataatcaaatctcTAGGCAtgtagggggcagctgtggcctaatggttagagagtgggacttgtaaccagaaggttgcaggttcgagttttggtgctggcaggagttgtaggtaggagggagtgaatgaacagctctctcttccaccctcaatacccatggcaaggcactgaacccccagttgctcccagGGCGCTAAATATATAGCTTCCCACTACtccgggtgtgttcacttctcacggctgtttgtgtgcacttggatgggttaaatccagagcaccaattccgactatgggttaccatacttggcaaatgtcactaCTTTCACTTTATCTTTAACAATGATTTTCCAGCATGaaattgaatgtttaaaataagcTGTAAAGTAGAAAAACAGAATCGGTCACAGAGAGTGTTCACTCCTGACACTTCACTCACAATGCTTCAAACAGAGCTGTGTTTTACAAAAGCATCTTTACTTGTACTTCAAACTACTGCCATCTATGCAGTCAACTTAGTCTGATGATGTTTTTGGGAAATACAGCTCAAAAGAATGCTTATTATATTATAGAGAAACAATCTGGAGTAATTGCACAATATACAAATGGAAAGCATACAGTCAGGTCCAGAAGTATTTAGACACTGACTGAGTTTTTGTGCTTTTGCCTTTATACACCACCACAATGGATTTGACAATCAAGATGTGTTTGAAACAATCAAGATGTGATTGAAGTGCAGGCTTTTTATCAAAGTACCtccattttcaggggctcaatAGTATTTGGACAAAGTgacattattgtaaaaataagCATAATTTTAATACTTGGATGAAAATCGTTTGCAGTTAATGACTGCCTGTAGACTGGAGCCCATGGACATCATCAAATTCTGGTGTTTACAACTCTGTATTTACATTCACTTGATTGTAGATTATGACAATGATGTGCCTACCTCCTCCAGATTATGTTCTGTTGATGttatgattttatgtatttatttttctttaccaAGTAAAGGATTCTGCAATCATCCATTTTAGTTGTCTTCTTTGGTCTTCCAGGCCTTTTTGATGTTGTTGAGCTCACCAGAGCTTTCTTTCTTCTTAAGAATGTAGCCAACCGTTGATCTGGCCACACCTAAGGTTTTGCTAACTCTCTTAtagatttatgttgttttttcaaCTTGATGGGCTTCTCAATTTCATTGAGATCTCCTTGGAGTTCATATTGGTAGCACCAGTCAAACAGCTTCCAAATGACAGTTTGGTTCCTCATATCAAGTCCGGGGGCctcatttgtaaaatattgtgcAGAAACCATCCTAAATTTAATCTTATGATTATTTCTCAAATATGCATACGTGTGATTCGTAGAATGAACGTAcgcacagaaaacacacatatgCCTCTCCTTCAGATGTGAAATCTATAAACCGCAAATGATCTTGAACTTGCATGCAACTGGATGGTTTCAGCTCTCTGACTTGTTAACAactcctaattaatgtcattaacataaaatattaccaGTCATGGTCCAAATCCTTTAATTTTGAACAGCATGCTGCAAGAACAGCTTACATTTCCAAAATTTCCATTACATTTCCATTGTAATAAGACAGGAGTAAACAGATTCAccatgatatttttaatataaataatgatggTAAATCTGCCAACACTGTTACAGTTCAACATATGTAACACTACAGTTATTTTTCATACCTTCAAAAGTACAACTTTGTACCGTACCTTCACTGCCTTCTGTAAGTACGATAAGTATGCACCCTTTAAGGGTggataaggtacaaaggtgtagaGTTAAGGGTATGAAAGAAACTATAACCATGCATTTCTGTGATGTGGTTTATTgactatgttaatatatttatattttatgcactTACTTTTTTGTATGAAactctattttgtatttttttttttagataataagaaactgaactgaaaaaaaaaaaagacagaaatcacAACGTCAGTCAAATGTAAATGAGTTCATTGTTTCATACTTacagagcttttctgcagttCCTCACAGCAGGTAACAGTCTCCATCGACCCTCTAACTCATCCAGCACCTCCTCTGACATTAGGATCATGTTTGCCAAAGTTGAGCATTGTGCaagagaaagatttttttctttatttccagaTGTTAAAAATACCTGCATTTCCTCAACAACAGAATTATTCTTCATCTCAATCAAGCAGTGAGACAAATTCATCCATCTTTCAggactgatattgtttttttgacctcGCTTAAGGTTTTGGATTATGTTCTTGATGCTCTCTGGGTTGTTCTCTGTGTGTATCAGTacatcctgtaagagtctctgattggactccagtgagacgccATGAAGAAATCGAAGGAAgagatccaggtgtccattttCACTGCTCAAGGCTTTATTCATTGCTTCCTTCAGAAACACATCCAGAGGAACTTTCTCACACTGAGTTCTGGACTTTcctgacaaaaacattttcagaaccTCACTGTTCTTGTGTAAATAGCAGTAAAACACATACAGTGCTGCAAAAAACTCCTGAAAGGTCAGATGTACAAAGGTGTAAACCTTCCTGTGATAAATCACAGATTCCTCCCTAAATATTTCAGTGCagatcccagaatacactgaggcgtcAGTGACGTCTATGCCGCTCTctctcaggtcctcctcataaaacatcacattgcccttcatcagctgatTGAAAGCCagttcagcaagtttcacaatcacttctcggttggactgcaggagtttctctggatctctctcttcatacttctggtTCCTCATATTTGTTTGAATGAGCAGGAAGTAGATGTACAtctcagtcagagtttgagggatttctgcactgAGATCTTGTTTCAGGATGTtttgaagcacagtggatgagatccagcagaagacgggtatgtggcacatgatgtggaggcttcttgctcttctgatgtgtgagatgattctgctggcttgatgctcgtcactgattctcttcctgaaatattcctccttctgagggtcACTGAATCCCTGAATCTCTGTCACACGGTTGAAGTAGTttgaggggatctgattggctgctgctggtctggtggtgacccagatgagagcagagggaagcagatctCCTTTCAGGAGGTTTGACATCAACAGACCCACTGATGAAATCTCAGTCACATCAGAAACTTTCtgactgtctgaaaacatcagtttaattctgctttcatccagaccatcaaagacgAACACAACTTTACATTCATCATAAATCtttgagtccagatcttgaagttcaggatgaaagtcaagcagaagtctgtgaagactgtactgatgatctttaatcaagttcagctctctaaatgtaagcacaaacatgaaatctacatcctgattggcttttccctcagcccagtccagaatgaacttctgcacagagacggtttttccaattccagcgatgcctttagtaagaacagtctttatTTTGTCTTTCTGCTCTCTTCTCATCTCCTCATATCCTGGTTCAGGTAAATtattaaagatgtcattgcagttgATTGGAGTGTCTTGGAGTGTCCTGTAACTTTTCTCCATCTGTAgcacctcatgttcttcattcactccttcactctctccctctatgatgtacaGCTGTGTGTAAATCCTGTTCAGGAGGGTTTGATTCTCTTGTAGTTTGATTCCCTCAAACAAGGtctcatacttgttcttcatgctggttttgtgctggTCTTTGACTCTCTGCAGATCAACACGCACTGTTGGGCCTGAACTGAGCTGCAGGTCTGTTTCTGTATCATGATGACTGGTGTGGCTTTGACAGTAAGGGAATGTGCCGGTCGTTGAGAACACAGCTTTTTTACCACTGAAAAGGCATTATAAAAAAAcagagatacaaaaaaaaaaaaaaaaaaaaaaaaaaaaaaacaagaaaagggactgtcaaattattttacaatCCAATAACAGAAACAGTGACATGGACAAAAAGCAGTGTTCacgtgaaattatttttaatttaaacagtgaCAGATGACAGATGATATACTATAGAAGCAATcacagattaaatatttttttgtatttctttgttgAACATTAAAACCCCCATCACCAGAAGTGAGATGATTGTGGTCTTGGTTTTTAGAGCACTAGTaaaggttattatttatttattactattgcTTATGCAGAGGCTATTTAGTAAAACATATCACACAAAACCTGAAGAAAAATGAACTGTGAAAAATGGGCATTGAGCATTTTGGTTTCTATTAGAAATTCTGCACTATCCATAGCCAGTCATCACTGCAAAAACCTTTGGGTACTGCTGATTTAGCATCATGCTGATCAGCAAACCAGAATTTTTAGATTCATCATATCAATTATTGAATTCAAAGCATTACAAAAGACACAGATACAGCCACACCAACACACCAAcatctctctctgtttgttgCTTATGTGATTATGTAAATTAAGTTTTTGACTGAAAAGTTAACCACTGTGTCGTCTTAACTAATTTATAGGTTTGctaatcaaaatgatcaaatatgaCAGTATAAATTATTACAGTGATAGAATTAGATAATTTGATCATCCACAGCACCCCAGCCAGTCATCATGGCAACCAGGTTGCGAACAActagtttataaaaaataaaaataaaaagtgtatttattcCAAACCAGAATTTTCTGATTTCTATTTAGCAAATTAATTATCATTTATGTACCATTTATGTATCACTAACTTAATTTAACAAAGGCCTCTTCCTGTAAGGTCTTCTCGCTTTACatcatgattttcatttttgtgttgtaCTTATTAAAAAGGAGAATATGATTTCATTTGAAGATATATTCTGGCTAAAGTACATTTAGTGTCTTGTAATCTCTGTGTACATTCTGTGTTCCTGTGTTAAATGTCTGGTACATCAAGATCATATACTCACACAGGGTCAAAGCACGCTGCTCCAGTCCTGGAACTGGGTGGATCAATCGAGGATCTGTTGCACTTCATGGATACACAGTTGGATactggagatgctgctctctttctcttcctgctGATGAGAcggagaaaaagacagaaatgtttttttttttctgaagataaTCTGTCTGCTCCATCAAATTGGTATAAAAAGAAGTATTTGTGTTGCATACTGTACAGTTTAAAACAGAAGACATTTTATCAACAGTATTGCTGTAATACGATACATAGTTAAGtcatatatacatgcattaatGACACTAAGTGAATGTATAAGAACCTCtcgggttatgcatgtaaccatggttccccgagagggaccattatatatatatatatatatatattatatatatatatatacacacacacacatatataatatacaagtgtCAATAATCATACAAGTATAACATAGAAGTATAATATATCTTACACAAGTATTGGATCGGGACTCTGTGTCAGCAGACACTCAATATTCAATGACTCAGATCGGATCGGGGGCTAAAAAAGCCTGATCGGGACATCCCTAATTTGTCTATGAGCTCATGCACCACAAATTCCAAAAACTGAAGATACTGACAAAACCTGACTCACtacagttaattttaaaaagAGTGGCCTGTTTTTGACCTGAAGGAGCTGATTTCCACTCCCCTGctcttttattataaaatgaatatgtaatCATAGTTTTCTTAAAACTAGTGTATCCATTCTTGTATTTGTGTTATAAGCAATGTCTGTATTTGGTGTCTGTGAGGTGACAGAGTCTGACCCATGTCAGGAATACAGGAACAGTGTTTACTCATTTAGCCTGGCTTCCAGagaataaatatgtatttgttttgtaataacTCATCTGAATCATTAATCAGGTTATCAGTTTGaactttgttcttattttttatgtggTTCTCGTGATAGCTGTGTGAGACATGTGAAGACCAACACAATACATGCATCCACTAAATC
Protein-coding regions in this window:
- the LOC109078039 gene encoding protein NLRC3-like isoform X2, giving the protein MEKPAHEMSVYEGKEEETAVDSQSAASPGFSCVSMKSNNSMVIPPFLSDVDTQRAASPGFSCVSMKSNNSMVIPPFLGDGAAVNADSLKRKRAASPVSNCVSMKCNRSSIDPPSSRTGAACFDPVGKKAVFSTTGTFPYCQSHTSHHDTETDLQLSSGPTVRVDLQRVKDQHKTSMKNKYETLFEGIKLQENQTLLNRIYTQLYIIEGESEGVNEEHEVLQMEKSYRTLQDTPINCNDIFNNLPEPGYEEMRREQKDKIKTVLTKGIAGIGKTVSVQKFILDWAEGKANQDVDFMFVLTFRELNLIKDHQYSLHRLLLDFHPELQDLDSKIYDECKVVFVFDGLDESRIKLMFSDSQKVSDVTEISSVGLLMSNLLKGDLLPSALIWVTTRPAAANQIPSNYFNRVTEIQGFSDPQKEEYFRKRISDEHQASRIISHIRRARSLHIMCHIPVFCWISSTVLQNILKQDLSAEIPQTLTEMYIYFLLIQTNMRNQKYEERDPEKLLQSNREVIVKLAELAFNQLMKGNVMFYEEDLRESGIDVTDASVYSGICTEIFREESVIYHRKVYTFVHLTFQEFFAALYVFYCYLHKNSEVLKMFLSGKSRTQCEKVPLDVFLKEAMNKALSSENGHLDLFLRFLHGVSLESNQRLLQDVLIHTENNPESIKNIIQNLKRGQKNNISPERWMNLSHCLIEMKNNSVVEEMQVFLTSGNKEKNLSLAQCSTLANMILMSEEVLDELEGRWRLLPAVRNCRKALLASCNFSDQHCEIVASALQSSNPTLRELDLSNNNLMVSGVKLICVGLKSPNCQLNILRLADCNLTDPHCEIVSSALQSSNSLRELDLSHNNLQDSGVKLLYYIT
- the LOC109078039 gene encoding protein NLRC3-like isoform X1, with the protein product MEKPAHEMSVYEGKEEETAVDSQSAASPGFSCVSMKSNNSMVIPPFLSDVDTQRAASPGFSCVSMKSNNSMVIPPFLGDGAAVNADSLRKRKRAASPVSNCVSMKCNRSSIDPPSSRTGAACFDPVGKKAVFSTTGTFPYCQSHTSHHDTETDLQLSSGPTVRVDLQRVKDQHKTSMKNKYETLFEGIKLQENQTLLNRIYTQLYIIEGESEGVNEEHEVLQMEKSYRTLQDTPINCNDIFNNLPEPGYEEMRREQKDKIKTVLTKGIAGIGKTVSVQKFILDWAEGKANQDVDFMFVLTFRELNLIKDHQYSLHRLLLDFHPELQDLDSKIYDECKVVFVFDGLDESRIKLMFSDSQKVSDVTEISSVGLLMSNLLKGDLLPSALIWVTTRPAAANQIPSNYFNRVTEIQGFSDPQKEEYFRKRISDEHQASRIISHIRRARSLHIMCHIPVFCWISSTVLQNILKQDLSAEIPQTLTEMYIYFLLIQTNMRNQKYEERDPEKLLQSNREVIVKLAELAFNQLMKGNVMFYEEDLRESGIDVTDASVYSGICTEIFREESVIYHRKVYTFVHLTFQEFFAALYVFYCYLHKNSEVLKMFLSGKSRTQCEKVPLDVFLKEAMNKALSSENGHLDLFLRFLHGVSLESNQRLLQDVLIHTENNPESIKNIIQNLKRGQKNNISPERWMNLSHCLIEMKNNSVVEEMQVFLTSGNKEKNLSLAQCSTLANMILMSEEVLDELEGRWRLLPAVRNCRKALLASCNFSDQHCEIVASALQSSNPTLRELDLSNNNLMVSGVKLICVGLKSPNCQLNILRLADCNLTDPHCEIVSSALQSSNSLRELDLSHNNLQDSGVKLLYYIT